The Streptomyces vinaceus genome contains the following window.
GGACGCGGAGCGCTTCGGCTTCGTGGTCTCGGCGGTCGAGGTGACGTACCGCGGGCTGTGCCCGTCCTGCGCGGGGGCGTGACGAACGGAAGAAAGAAAGAGGGGCCCGGGAGCGACGCTCCAGGGCCCCTCTTCTTTTGGTTCGTGCGCCGTGAAACGACTGAAGGCCCGGATCCAGAGGATCCGGGCCTTCAGCCTTCAGTAGCGGGGACAGGATTTGAACCTGCGACCTCTGGGTTATGAGCCCAGCGAGCTACCGAGCTGCTCCACCCCGCGTCGGTAAACACGACTTTACGCGACGCCACCCGACAGATGCAAATCGCTTAACGTTCCAGCTCAGCGGGGGCGTACGGAGCACGCCATCAGGCCGAGAGTTCCTCCGCCAGGGCGTCCCGGAGCCGGGCCGCGCGCTCGGAGACCTCCGCCGGTCCCAGCTCCATGGCGCGCACGCACCACTTCTGCGCCTCCGCCAGGTCCCCGTGGCGCGCGGCGAGCAGCCCCAGGCGCAGCGCCGCCCGCCCGTGGCCGGCCACCGCGGCCCGGGTCCACCACAACGCGGCCTCCGGCTCGTTCCCCTCGCGCGCCAGCAGCAGGCCGAGGTTGAACGCCCCGTTGCGGGAGCCGGCCTCGGCCGCCTCCCGGTACCACCGCGCCGCGACGGCGAGGTCGCCGCGCGCGGCGGCCAGCATCCCGACCCGCACCTGCGCGCGCCGGTGGCCCAGCTCCGCGGCCCGCTCGTACCACTCCTCGCTCTCGGTCTTGGGGGCGCCGCCCACCGGCTCGCCCAGCGCCACCGGCTCCGGCGGCGGAGCCAGCGATTCCAGCAGCGCGGCCAGCCGGAACGCCGCCTCCGCGCTGCCGCCGCCCGCGGCGCAGCGCAGGTGGCGCTCGGCCGCCCGGTCCTCGCCGTCGCGGACCAGCGCGATGCCGACCTGGAGCGCCGCGTCCGTGTGACCGGCCGACGCGGCCCGCTCGTACCACTTCAGCGCCGTGCGGTCATCGTCACGGCTCGCGAAGAGGATGCCGAGGTTGAACGCGGCGTCGACGCTGCCCGCCTCGGCCGCCTTCGAGAACCACGGCTCGGCGCCCGCCGCGTCGCCGACCTGGAGCAGCATGATCGCGAGGGCGTTGGCCGCCTCCCGGTGGCCGGCGTAGGCCGCCCGCCGGTACCACTGCTCGGCCTGCGCGGTCCGCTCCTGTGCGGCGCACAGCAAAGCAAGGTTGTACGCCCCGTTCTGGTCGCCCGCGTCCATGGCGGTGCGGTACCACTTCTCCGCGGTCTGGGTCTCGCCCCGCGCGGCGTGCAGGGCGCCCAGCGCGTTGGCGGCGTTGCCGTCGCCGTCCTGCGCGGCCCGGTTCCACCACGCGACGGCGCTCTCCTCGTCGCCGGCGTCGCGCAGCAGGAAGCCGAGCGCGCACGCCGCCCGTGCCTCGCCCTGCTTGGCGGAGGTCAGGTACCAGCGCCCGGCCTCCTTGAGCTCCCCGCGCGCCTCCAGGAGGGCGCCCAGGTGCAGCGCGGCACGCCGGTGCCCGCGCGCGGCGGCCTGCCGGTACCACTGCTCGGCCTCGGCGGGGTCGCCCTTGCGCAGGTGCCGGGCCAGCCGGTACGCGGCCTCGCGGTGGCCCTGCTCGGCTGCCTGGCGCAGCCAGCGCTCGACGCCCTTGTCACCGCGGTGCTCCAGCAGGTCCGCGAGTCCGTACGCGCCCAGGGCATGGCCGGATTCCGCCGCCTGGCGCAGCCAGTACTCGGCGGCGGGCTCGTCCCCGCGCTCGCGGAAGTGGCGGCCCAGGGCGTGGGCCGCCGGGGCGGATCCGGCCACGGCGGCCACCCGCCACCAGCCTGCGGCCTCCTCGGGGTAGCCGCGCTGGAGCAGCAGGACGCCGAGGTTGTTCGCGGCGGCGCGGTCCCCCTCCGCGGTGGCGCCGCGCAGGTACGGCTCGGCACCGGCCAGGTCGCCCCGGCGCAGCAGCAGGGCCCCGAGCACGCTCATCGCGCCCGGGTCGCCCCGGTCGGCCGCGACCCGGTGCCGTGCCTCCAGCTCGGTATCGCTCGCCGGGTCCGTCTCGGCGAACATTTCTTCCGCGAAATCCGCATCGGTCAGTGCGGTCTGCGCGTTAATGACCGGAGCCTCCTCGTTGGCCTCTGCGCCCGATTCGACTTCCGCCCTCACAAACCGCCCTGTCTCCAGCAGAGTTGACCTGTCCCCCATAAATCCCATCGTCGCATCACCTGCTACCCGCGTACACCTGGTATGTCGCAGCCTGTGAGGTCACTACAGCGTTTTGTCGACATGCCCACAGAGAGATAAGTCAAACACGCCCCCACCCCAACTCACCCGTCTCAGCTACCTCATGGCCCCCGCGTGTCCCCCTGGACATGACGAACGACCTGATGGACCAGGACATGACGAAGGCCCGGATCCCATGGATCCGGGCCTTCATCTTCAGTAGCGGGGACAGGATTTGAACCTGCGACCTCTGGGTTATGAGCCCAGCGAGCTACCGAGCTGCTCCACCCCGCGTCGGTGAAACCACAGTATCACGACGCGGGACCGAGCCATTACCGGTTATCCCCCGGGCTGGGGGGCCGTCAGCTTCGCCTCCGCGTCGATCGCCCGCTGGAGCGCCGCCTTGATGTCGTCCTGCGCCTTGCCGAAGGCCGCCCAGTCGCCGGCCTGGCGGGCCTTCTCGGCCGCGTCGATCGCCTTCTTCGCGTCGTCGAGGGCCGTCTTGACCGTCGGGTCCGTGGAGGTCGGGGGCGTGGTGGTGCCCTCGCCCGGCGGGGTCACCGGGGTCGTCGGCACCGTCGGCACCGTCGGCGCCTCCGCTCCGAAGACCACGTTCAGCGCCTTCTCCAGGCTGTCCTCGAACGCCGTCTGGTTCCCGTACGTCACCAGCACCTTGCGCAGCAGCGGGTACTTCAGCCCCGAACTGCGCACGTACACCGGCTCCACGTACAGCATCCCGCCGTCGAGCGGCACCGCGAGCAGGTTGCCGTACTCGACCTCGGAGTCGCCGCCGCGCAGCAGCCTGATCGACTCGGCGATCTTCGGCTCCGACTGGAACTTGCTCTGGACCTGCTTGGGGCCGTCCACGGGCTTGCTGGTCGGCAGCTTCAGGATTCTGATCTTGCCGTAGTCCGGGGTGCCCGGATCGGCGTTGACCGCCATGAAGGCGCTCAGGTTGTCCCGCTCGTTCGGAGTGAACGTCGTCGTGAGCGAGAAGACCTGGTCCTTCTCCTTCTGGCCCGGCATCTTCATCGACAGGTAGTACGGCGGGACCGCCGTACCGGCCTTGGTCGTCGGGTCGTCCGGGACGGCCCAGGCCTCGCTGCCGCTGAGGAAGGTCTGCGGGTCGGTCACGTGGTACCGGGTGAGCAGCTCGCGCTGGACCTTGAAGAGGTCCTGCGGGTAGCGCAGGTGGTCCATGAGCGGCTTGGAGATGTCGCTCTTGGGCTTGACCGTCCCCGGGAACGCCTTCATCCAGGTCTTGAGGACCGGGTCCTGGGTGTCCCACTGGTACAGGTTGACCGTGCCGTCGTAGGCGTCGACCGTGGCCTTGACCGAGTTGCGGATGTAGTTGACCTGGTTCTCCTGGGCCACCACGGCGCGCTGGCTGTTGGTGAGGGAGTCCGCGGTGCTCTGGCCCAGCGTGGTCCGCGAGGCGTACGGGTAGCCGTTGGTCGTCGTGTACGCGTCGACGATCCACTTGATCCGGCCCTCGACGACCGCCGGGTACGGGGCGCCGTCGATGGTCAGCCACGGGGCGACGGCCTCGACGCGCTCCTTGGGCGTGCGGTGGTAGAGGATCCGCGAGCCGTCGCCGATGGCGCCGGAGTAGAGGATCTGCGGCTCGCTGAACGCGAGCGCGTACGCCGCCCGGTTGACCGGGTTGTCGAGGTTGACGCCGGAGTCGCCCTGGTAGCTCGTCTCCTTCTCGCCCTTGTCGTCCGAGTAGTCGAGCTCCTTCTGCGGACCGCCGACGATCGAGTACTGCTTCGTCTGCTCGCCGTAGTAGATGCGCTGCTCGAAGTCCGTCCCGAACATGCCCTTCGAGGGCAGGTCGGACTGCGTGAAGTCGGGGGCGCCGTCCTTGACGGTGGTGCCCTTGGCCGCGACCACGCCGTAGCCGTGCGTGTACTTGAAGTGGTCGTTGATCCAGTTGTTCTTCGGGATGCCGCCGATGTTCAGCTCGCGCAGGCCGATGACCGTGTCCTGGCCGCTGTAGCGGTCCACGGCGAGCGTGGACGGGAAGGCGTAGTAGCCCTTGACCTGCTGGAGCTGCTGGAAGGCCGGGGAGACGATGTTCGGGTCGAGGAGGCGGACGCTGGCGGTGGTGTTGGCCGCCTCGCGCAGCTTGGTCTTGTCCTCGGTCTGCGGGACGCCCGGGTAGTCCTTGACGTCCGCCTGGTCGATCCCGTAGGCGTCGCGCGTCGCCTTGATGTTCTTCTCGACGTACGGCGATTCCTTGGCCTGCTCGTTCGGCTGGACCTGGAACTTCTGCACGATCGCCGGGTAGAGCCCGCCGATCAGGATCGCCGAGAGGACCATCAGGCCGAAGCCGATGACCGGCAGCTGCCAGGTGCGGCGCCACAGCGTCGCGAAGAAGAGCGCGGCGCAGATGGCGGCGATGGCGACCAGGATCGTCTTCGCCGGCAGGTACGCGTTCGCGTCGACGTAGCGCAGGCCGGTCCAGTTGTCCGCGGCCTTGAAGTCGCTGGACTTCACGGCGAGGCCGTACCGGTCGAGCCAGTACGCGATCGCCTTCAGCGTCACGAAGAGGCCGAGCAGCACCGACAGGTGCCCGGTCGCGGCGGCGGTGGCCCGGGCGCCCGGGCTCGTCACGCGCAGTCCGCCGTACAGGTAGTGGACGACGACCGCGGCGATCACCGACAGCACGACCGCGGCGAAGCCGAAGCCCAGCAGGAAGCGGTACCAGGGCAGGTCGAAGGTGTAGAACGACACGTCCAGGTGGAACTGGGGGTCCTTCTGCCCGAAGGGCACCCCGTTCACGTACATCAGCCAGGTCTTCCACTGGCCCGCCGCCGATGCGCCCGCGATCATGCCGACCAGCGCCGCGATCCCGAAGAGCAGCCACTTCTTGTACGGGGCGACGCTCATCCGGTAGCGGTCGAGGCTCTGCTGCTCCATCGACATCGCGGACAGCGGCGGCCGCAGCCGGTACGCCAGCCAGATGTTGAGCCCGACGGCACCGGCCATCAGCAGCCCGAAGACGGCGAAGAGGCCGATCTTGGTCCACAGGGTGGTGGTGAAGACGGTGGAGTACTTCACGGAGCGGAACCAGAGCCAGTCCGTCCAGAAGCCCGCGAACATGATGAACGCCATGGCCAGGACGGCCAGTACGCCCAAGGTCATCAGAAGAGTCCGGGCGCGCCGGGAGGGGCGGCCGACTCTCATCCGTGGCCCGGAGGGGCCTCCGCCGCGGTCCGGCATCTGGAAAGCCAAGGTGCGCACCTCGAAAGTCGCTGAGTCTCGTTGCGGAACATTTCAAAAGCTGGGCCGATGGTAGGGCCCACTCATGCAACTTACTGAGGCTTTAGTCAGTTCCCGGTATCGGGCGGAAAGGAGGCAGGATGTTGTCCATGTCCAACCTTTCGCCTTCCCCGGGCGGCACGCCGATGGCCGCCACCCCCCTGACGCGTGCCGTCCTAGAGATCGACGAGTACGCCTCCTCCCTCGGCTGGGACAAGCCCGCCCGGCTCTTCGCCCTCGTCGACACCGCCAGGCTGCGCAAGTCCGAGCCGCGGCTCGCGGGCCAGCTCGGCCTCGACCAGGACGACGCGGGCAAGAGCCAGCTGACCCCGATCGAGCAGGACGAGGTGCCGAAGGGCACCCCGCTGGACAAGTTCCTGGGAACCATCGCCTGGCCCCCGTCGATCGTGGGCTGCGCGCTGACGGTGGAGCGGCTGATGCTGCCGCCGTCCGCGGAGGCCTCCGTACCGGAGGGGCTCAGCGACAAGCAGCTGGCCAAGTGGGTCGCCGCGCACCCGGACCGGCAGGAGGTGCGCCTGACGGTGGGCGTGCTGCGCGACGGCTCGCGGGAGTCCGCGGTGCGGCTGCGCGAGAAGGACTCGTCGACCGAGGTGCTGACCGGCGCGAGCCTGGTCCCGGGGCTGGCCGAGGCACTGGCCGCGACGTTCCTGGACTGACCGGGGCGGGTGGCCCGGTCGGCGGGGCGGCGGATCCGTCAGGGCTTGCCGCACTGCGGCAGCCCGGCCTTGTCCCCCTTGCGGATCTTCTCCAGCGCCTTCGCGGCGTCGTCGATGGTGGAGACCTTCACGAGGGTCAGGCCGTCGGGGACGTGCTCGGAGGCGGAGCCGCAGTTCTCGGCGGGCGTCAGGAAGTACTCGGCGCCGGCCTGGCGGGCGCCGATCGTCTTCATCTGGATGCCGCCGATGGGGCCGACCTTGCCCGTGTCGTCGATGGTGCCGGTGCCGGCGACGAACTTGCCGCCGGTCAGATCGCCCGGGGTGAGCTTGTCGACGATGCCGAGCGCGAACATCAGCCCGGCGCTCGGGCCGCCGACGTCGGCCAGCTTGATGTCGATGTTGAACGGGAAGGTGTGGTCGGTGCCCGCCCGGATGCCGACGATGGCGTGCCCGTCGCCCTCCGCCTTGGCGGTGGTGAGCACGACCTTGGACGAGCCGGTGGGCTCGCGGTGCGCCTTCTCGGCCTCGGCCGCCTCGGCGGCGGGCACGATGGTGAACTCGACCTGCTCGCCGGCCTTGCGCTTGGTGACCAGCTTGGCCACGTCCTCCGGGGCGTTCACGGGACTGCCGTCGACCGCCCGGATCACGTCACCGGCGTGCAGCTTGCCCTCGGCGGGGCTGCCCTTGACCACGGTGGAGACCACGACGCGGGTGGTGACGCCCGGCGTCCCCAGCTGCTTGAGGGCGGCCACCTTGGCGCTCTCCTGCGACTGGCTGAACTCCTCCGCGTTCTCCTGGGTGGACTGCTCCTCCGTCTTCCCGTCCGGGTAGAGGTTCTCGTGCGGGACGACGATGTTGTCGTCGGACAGCCAGCCGTAGACGGCTTCCAGCAGGTTCATGTCGTAGTCGGCGCCGGTGACGCGGACCGTCGTCATGTTGAGGTGCCCACTCGCCGGGTACGTCTTGTGGTCCGCGATGCTGATGACGGGCTCGCCGCGCGAATCGCCGAGCGTGTTCACCGTGGGGCCCGGGCTCATTTCCGAGTACGGGACCTTGATGAACACCCCTGCGCAGAGCAGCGCGAACAGCATGAGGGTGGAGGCGAGCATCGTCGCAGTGCGGCGTGGCATGGATCGACAGTACGGGACGGCCCTGACGGGCGGCCGCCGGGGCCGGTCCGTACGGGCACCGTACGCGGAACTCTCAGCGGATTCTCAGGGCGCTCGGGGGGCCTCCGCCCGGGACGCGTCACACCGCGTCGGAACCGGAATGGGCCGCTGCCTTCGTCCTGGCCTGATCGGCCTTGTCCATGGCTTCACGGAACCTCGCGTATCCCGCGAGTTCGGATATGTCACCTTGAGTGCGGTCGCGAGCCGCCCAGCTGCCCCATATCGCCGCGCCGACGGCGGCGAACAGCGGAATCAGCAACCACGCCAATGACGCCATGGACGTGCCTCCCTGCCCCGAAAGTACGTGTCGTTGGTGGCTTCAACGCTCGTGCCCGGGAGGGGGTTACGCAAATCGAGGGCGTGTTGCGCGGCCGAACGGGTGGGACAGTACCCGTTCGCCCCACCCACCTCGCGCGCGGGGGTCGCCGCCGCCCTCAGCAGGCCCCGACCCACTCCTCCGTGCCGTCCGAGAACGTCTGGTGCTTCCAGATCGGGACCTCGTGCTTCAGGTCGTCGATCAGCATCCGGCAGGCTTCGAAGGCCTCGCCGCGGTGCGGGCAGGAGACGGCGACGACCACCGCGAGGTCCCCGACGGACAGGTCGCCGATGCGGTGGACCGCCGCCAGGGCACGGACCGGGTACTTGGCGATCACCCGCTCGGCGACGCGGCGCATCTCGGCCTCCGCCGTCGGGTGGCAGGAGTAGCCGAGCGCGTCGACGTCGGCCCCGCCGTCGTGGTTGCGCACCGTGCCGACGAAGAGCGTGGTGCCGCCCGTGGCGTCGTCGCCGACGGCCTGGAAGACCTCGTCTATCGAGAGCGGGGTCTCGCGGATGTCGAGCAGCCGGATCGGGTCCGGAGCGGCCTGCTCGCCGGGGTGGTCGAAGTGCGGTGCCATGCAGCCATCGTGCACCACGGGTCTCACATCGCGGTATAGCCGATTCGACCGGCTGTACGACCCACGCGTATGGAGCCTCCTACAGGACCGGCCTCCCGGTGGCCGCCCGTCGGGGCGGCCACCGGGAGGCCAGCGGGTCAGAGACCGCGGCGGCGGCGGGCCGCGCGGACCACCGCCGCGGCGCCGAGGAGGGCGACGGTGGCGCCGGCCGCGCCCGCGGCGGTGGCGTCCTTGCGGCCCAGCCGGCGCCCGGCGACCGTGTGCCGGCCGGCGACCTCCTGGAGGAGCTCGGCCAGCACCTCCTCGTTGGTCCAGCGCGGCCGCCAGCCCGCCGCGTGCAGCCCGCTGACGCTGACCACCCACGGATGCATCGTGTACGCGAGGTCGCCCGCCGGGGACGGCGTCAGGCCGATCCGGTGCAGCCGCGCGGCCGCGCCGAGCGCCACCGCCGAGGGGAGCTCCATGCGGCGGATGCCGCTCAGCTCCTCGACCTCCTCCTGCTCCAGCCAGCCCTCGCAGCCCACCGCGAGCTCGCCCTCGACCTTCTCCAGGGCGGCGTACTCCAGCGCGCTGACCAGGTCCTCCACGTGGCAGAACTGCCAGGTCGGCCGGGATCCGGCCACCACCAGCAGGCGCGGGGACTCGAAGTACCGGGTCAGCGCCGTGTCCGTACCGCCCACCAGGACCGCGGGGCGCACCACCGTCACGTTCAGGCCCGGGTGGGCGCGCGGGGCCCGCCGGCCCAACCGCTCGATCTCCAGCAGGTCGCCGACGCCCGTCGCCTCGGCCGTGGCCCGCAGCTCGGAGTCCTCCGACAGCGGGATGTCGTTGTCCGGCAGCGCCCCGTAGACCATCGCGGACGTGCACAGCACGACCCGGTGCACCCCGGCCGCGGCGGCCGCCGTCAGCACGGTCTGGGTCCCGCGTACGTTGTACGCGGTACGGGCCGCCGGATCCGTCTCCAGGTCGAGGTCGAGCGCCAGGTGGACGACCACGTCGGCCCCGCGCAGTCTGTCGGCGATCGCGGGGTCCCGTACGTCCAGGACGTGCCACTGCGCGGCAGCGCACTCGCCGCGC
Protein-coding sequences here:
- a CDS encoding SEL1-like repeat protein, producing MGFMGDRSTLLETGRFVRAEVESGAEANEEAPVINAQTALTDADFAEEMFAETDPASDTELEARHRVAADRGDPGAMSVLGALLLRRGDLAGAEPYLRGATAEGDRAAANNLGVLLLQRGYPEEAAGWWRVAAVAGSAPAAHALGRHFRERGDEPAAEYWLRQAAESGHALGAYGLADLLEHRGDKGVERWLRQAAEQGHREAAYRLARHLRKGDPAEAEQWYRQAAARGHRRAALHLGALLEARGELKEAGRWYLTSAKQGEARAACALGFLLRDAGDEESAVAWWNRAAQDGDGNAANALGALHAARGETQTAEKWYRTAMDAGDQNGAYNLALLCAAQERTAQAEQWYRRAAYAGHREAANALAIMLLQVGDAAGAEPWFSKAAEAGSVDAAFNLGILFASRDDDRTALKWYERAASAGHTDAALQVGIALVRDGEDRAAERHLRCAAGGGSAEAAFRLAALLESLAPPPEPVALGEPVGGAPKTESEEWYERAAELGHRRAQVRVGMLAAARGDLAVAARWYREAAEAGSRNGAFNLGLLLAREGNEPEAALWWTRAAVAGHGRAALRLGLLAARHGDLAEAQKWCVRAMELGPAEVSERAARLRDALAEELSA
- a CDS encoding UPF0182 family protein; the encoded protein is MPDRGGGPSGPRMRVGRPSRRARTLLMTLGVLAVLAMAFIMFAGFWTDWLWFRSVKYSTVFTTTLWTKIGLFAVFGLLMAGAVGLNIWLAYRLRPPLSAMSMEQQSLDRYRMSVAPYKKWLLFGIAALVGMIAGASAAGQWKTWLMYVNGVPFGQKDPQFHLDVSFYTFDLPWYRFLLGFGFAAVVLSVIAAVVVHYLYGGLRVTSPGARATAAATGHLSVLLGLFVTLKAIAYWLDRYGLAVKSSDFKAADNWTGLRYVDANAYLPAKTILVAIAAICAALFFATLWRRTWQLPVIGFGLMVLSAILIGGLYPAIVQKFQVQPNEQAKESPYVEKNIKATRDAYGIDQADVKDYPGVPQTEDKTKLREAANTTASVRLLDPNIVSPAFQQLQQVKGYYAFPSTLAVDRYSGQDTVIGLRELNIGGIPKNNWINDHFKYTHGYGVVAAKGTTVKDGAPDFTQSDLPSKGMFGTDFEQRIYYGEQTKQYSIVGGPQKELDYSDDKGEKETSYQGDSGVNLDNPVNRAAYALAFSEPQILYSGAIGDGSRILYHRTPKERVEAVAPWLTIDGAPYPAVVEGRIKWIVDAYTTTNGYPYASRTTLGQSTADSLTNSQRAVVAQENQVNYIRNSVKATVDAYDGTVNLYQWDTQDPVLKTWMKAFPGTVKPKSDISKPLMDHLRYPQDLFKVQRELLTRYHVTDPQTFLSGSEAWAVPDDPTTKAGTAVPPYYLSMKMPGQKEKDQVFSLTTTFTPNERDNLSAFMAVNADPGTPDYGKIRILKLPTSKPVDGPKQVQSKFQSEPKIAESIRLLRGGDSEVEYGNLLAVPLDGGMLYVEPVYVRSSGLKYPLLRKVLVTYGNQTAFEDSLEKALNVVFGAEAPTVPTVPTTPVTPPGEGTTTPPTSTDPTVKTALDDAKKAIDAAEKARQAGDWAAFGKAQDDIKAALQRAIDAEAKLTAPQPGG
- a CDS encoding PPA1309 family protein, which codes for MLSMSNLSPSPGGTPMAATPLTRAVLEIDEYASSLGWDKPARLFALVDTARLRKSEPRLAGQLGLDQDDAGKSQLTPIEQDEVPKGTPLDKFLGTIAWPPSIVGCALTVERLMLPPSAEASVPEGLSDKQLAKWVAAHPDRQEVRLTVGVLRDGSRESAVRLREKDSSTEVLTGASLVPGLAEALAATFLD
- a CDS encoding YlbL family protein codes for the protein MPRRTATMLASTLMLFALLCAGVFIKVPYSEMSPGPTVNTLGDSRGEPVISIADHKTYPASGHLNMTTVRVTGADYDMNLLEAVYGWLSDDNIVVPHENLYPDGKTEEQSTQENAEEFSQSQESAKVAALKQLGTPGVTTRVVVSTVVKGSPAEGKLHAGDVIRAVDGSPVNAPEDVAKLVTKRKAGEQVEFTIVPAAEAAEAEKAHREPTGSSKVVLTTAKAEGDGHAIVGIRAGTDHTFPFNIDIKLADVGGPSAGLMFALGIVDKLTPGDLTGGKFVAGTGTIDDTGKVGPIGGIQMKTIGARQAGAEYFLTPAENCGSASEHVPDGLTLVKVSTIDDAAKALEKIRKGDKAGLPQCGKP
- a CDS encoding molybdenum cofactor biosynthesis protein MoaE, with amino-acid sequence MAPHFDHPGEQAAPDPIRLLDIRETPLSIDEVFQAVGDDATGGTTLFVGTVRNHDGGADVDALGYSCHPTAEAEMRRVAERVIAKYPVRALAAVHRIGDLSVGDLAVVVAVSCPHRGEAFEACRMLIDDLKHEVPIWKHQTFSDGTEEWVGAC
- a CDS encoding SDR family oxidoreductase codes for the protein MSSPDPQVRAPHDAENRPEHGESPHGVRRPRNQGARGPVIAVTGAASGVGAALVARLAASDEVKQVVAIDERRGECAAAQWHVLDVRDPAIADRLRGADVVVHLALDLDLETDPAARTAYNVRGTQTVLTAAAAAGVHRVVLCTSAMVYGALPDNDIPLSEDSELRATAEATGVGDLLEIERLGRRAPRAHPGLNVTVVRPAVLVGGTDTALTRYFESPRLLVVAGSRPTWQFCHVEDLVSALEYAALEKVEGELAVGCEGWLEQEEVEELSGIRRMELPSAVALGAAARLHRIGLTPSPAGDLAYTMHPWVVSVSGLHAAGWRPRWTNEEVLAELLQEVAGRHTVAGRRLGRKDATAAGAAGATVALLGAAAVVRAARRRRGL